The Spinacia oleracea cultivar Varoflay chromosome 2, BTI_SOV_V1, whole genome shotgun sequence DNA segment CTCTACGATAGCCACCGAAACCACGTCCAGGCCCACGGCCTCGCCATTGGCCACAACCACGACCACTGCTGCTGGCATGGTCTTTTTTCTTTGATACTTTCCCATTATGGGATGTCACATTCGCTTCAGGGAATGGAGTTGAGCCAGTAGGGCGTGCTTCATGATTTTTCATTAACAGCTCATTATTTTGTTCAGCCACAAGAAGACAAGATATCAATTCAGAATATTTCTTAAAACCCTTTTCTCGATACTGTGTCTGCAGGACAACATTGTTTGCATGAAAAGTGGAGTATGTTTTTTCTAACATATCTGCATCAGTAATTTTCTCTCCACATAATTTCAATTGAGAAGTAATTTTAAACATGGCTGAATTATATTCACTCACAGATTTAAAATCTTGTAATCTCAAATGCAACCAATCATAACGAGCCTTTGGCAATATCACAGTTTTCTGGTGGTCATACATTTCCTTTAGATTACTCCAAAGGATTTGTGGGTCTTTAACTGTCAGATACTCAGTTTTAAGCCCTTCATGGAGGTGATGGCGAAGAAATATCATAGCTTTAGCTTTATCTTGACATGTtgctttatttccttcttttatTGTGTCACCAAGCCCTTTAGCATCTAGGTGTATTTCAGCATCTAACACCCAtgacaaataatttttttatcaaGGGCCACAATCTCAAGCTTTGCAAGGTTTGACATAATTCGCTATGCAAAACAATTGATACTACAAATTAGGACGTCGGAATTATAAGTAAACATACCCTCTACAAGTTGTGATAAATATTAAGTATCATACTGACACTATAATAGTAAAATTTATGGGTATGTTACTGGGCTAGACACAAATGAAtataaaagtaaaagaaaaggCTCCTTTTCACATAAAAGATGGAGTGCACGTGTGACTTCAAACAACAGATAGTAATTGTACTATTCTTATATCAAGGACCATTTTTGTAACGCACTTGTTTTTATCTCTTCATTTTATTATACTCCGATCCCTAAATTGATGATACTTATGcaaaaacaaacaagaattAAGGCAAAGATTGCAGCATGATCACgaaataattaacaattacaaaaaaaagaaaaaacttgAAAGATTCCACTAAAAATAATGGTAACCGAATTGCGGCATAACTGCATAACCGAATTTGATTACCAAATGAAAATAATACACTATTTCAAAGCAttaagcaaataaaaaaaaagtctaGATTAACTTAGTAAAGTTGGGCCGCAAAAACAAAAACGGTTTCTAAAATTAATATGAACCGCAGTGAATCAAATTGATATCCACGCATGATGTTGCCGCATTAAATCGCAATTTACATAAACATTCATCAATCAGACATAATTTATAGTATTCTAACTCAATTTTACACGGTAATACGTACAAATAAGTTAACATAAACATGGTACGAAGTATTTAGAAGACATACAAAATTAACGTACAGAGGCATATAGTGCAGATCATTGAAACaacttaataaaataattagtttaatCAAATAATAAGTATATAATAATCATATCATATGCAAGATCACAAAACTTCTTTAAAAGAAAATCATGAAAGTAAAGACGAGTATAAAccaaataatatagtaattacTTCGTAGTAATACTAACCGATAACGATGATTCTCGTAGTTATTTTCTCCTTTGTTCAATTGCGGTTTCCTTTGATTTTCATCAACAATTAGCAATGGTGCTGATAACGTATTATGAAAgtagagagaaagggagagagaggaagagagaaactgTCAGTTATTCTCTTATTTCATTAGGCATAcataatatatacatatacatagTATTATATAGGGGTaaggtataatgggcatccaccctaatatatattttataacaaaaaacgcattatataactaattataataataaataaaaataatttctttttcgatttttcaagaaatataaatataaatacagaaaataaaataaaattaaggttattttttttttcattattaaaTCAATTGAGTTCTTCAAACCACGTCAATGGAGGGATTGAGTTTTCAAACATCATGAATGGAAGGATTGAGTCGTTTACGCATCATCAATGGAGAAATTGAATAATAGAAGAAAAAAATAGCCAACTATATTCATTAAGCCAAATTCGTGACAAAAAATTGTCAATATTAGAATTCGAGATAAACCCTCAACCAtagaaattaataattaatcccTAATGTTGAATTGGTACATAGTATAGATTATTAATCAATCAACTTTTTTCTAAAGCGAGCTTCAATTTTAATCTTTTTACAAGATGATTTTTAAAAGtgatgaaaaaaaattattttttttaccaaaaGATGATTGAAAATGGACATATTTTTTCCAAAGATAATCGAAGATGAAATGGATTgcagatgatgatggtgatggtggATTATGATTAATAATGAGGCAGTTTGATGATGATCATCTATGATGATGACTAGACGTTCTTTAgggactaattaattaaataataaaacttgacacttaatattaaataaattagttaattatttttttttatagacaAACAAGTCAGTAAAAGGGTAAAAATTAAGTGGACGGTCTAGATTTAATTGAAATCTATCAACGgttcaaatttaatttataaaGTTAGTCGTCATAGGTCGACGACCTTCATAGAAGTGGAGGTGTGCAAAAATTGGTCCGGACCGAAAAACTGGACCGGATCGGACCGACCCAGACCGGACCGAAGACAATCGGTCCGGTCATCGGGTCGAGAAATATCAATTTCcggtcttcggtccggtccggtctggtccggtccaaaacccgattttggaccggaccgatttttcttaataaaatataatataaaatacttaaaaagttaattctctcctttaatatgttgtaaatattattatattgtgATATGTTTTATTTTGGCTTCCAAAAAAGGCcttaaaaaattgatttttttatatatattttttcttttttaccttaatttttagaaaaataaaaaatatatagaaaaatgtctacaaccggtccaaatcggtccggtccgggttttgGACCGATTTTATCGGTCCGGTCCAGGTTCGGTCCAAGCATAATCGGTCCGGTCTTTGGAtctcaaattatcaaatttcggtcttcggtccggtccgggtcggtccggtccggtccgggtttggaccgatgaacacccctaCGTAGAAGCGTCGATGAATGAATAAGTCAAAAGTCGCGTGGACTATAAAGTGAAAAATGAAATGAATGGCAAATTAGTGAAGTTGAGTGATTGGCTGTTTCGGATATTCAGGCTTCAATCTCTCTAATCTGCGATTCTGCGCAGAAACTTTCTATAACAACATTTGCTGACTTGTACACTTCCAAACTTACCTTTTCAATGAGGAAGCAAGACGTTGTTTGAGGCTGGGACTGAGTTaccttttcaaatttttttttttttttttttattttttttttacaataagATTATCATTAATTATACGAGCACACAATTTGTATCTCCTactggtaactggtaagtaatCCCTATCAAATTGTGGTTTTTTCTTGAAGTTGGCGTTTGTTTATGAGGTTATTGCATGTTGcattttcgagtttgtttaatAAATGTCCTTCATTTGAATTATAAGATTTATAAAAAGAATtcattgtttttgttgttttggTTATTGTAATTCCCTGTTCTTGTTACTAATTTTCGTTTGAGGGTTGATTTGCAATTTTCTACTAccactttaatttaatttttgtaaaGATAAAGTTGTTTCTCATTTAATTTTTGTTAAGTTAATTAATTTGATTAGAAGTAGGGTGTTTAGGTTTAAttagagttttaagcctaataAAGAGATACAATTATAAATGCATTAATTTTATACAAATATTTAGGTTTTCGAATGCTTAGTTTCATTTACTTATAATTTCTTGGGGTTTTCGATTGAATTGTGCCGGTTGTTTTGGAATCAAGATATCTTGTATGGAGTAATTGATTATTTGTTGGTAATTTAGTTGATGCATTTTAGTTGATGCATTTCGTaaatgatagagtataaaactaatcttgcgacttcaaccatcagcttaagcttttggtccacacttcaagcccagaggctttcatgtgagggggcgtgatagagtataaaactaatcttgtcagcttaaacttttggttgagttggtcctttgacgGTAAACGATTTATGTGCTTGCTGCTCTAATGTATTTGTGTTTAGTTGAATGGCTAATAACCCGGAT contains these protein-coding regions:
- the LOC130467649 gene encoding uncharacterized protein gives rise to the protein MIFLRHHLHEGLKTEYLTVKDPQILWSNLKEMYDHQKTVILPKARYDWLHLRLQDFKSVSEYNSAMFKITSQLKLCGEKITDADMLEKTYSTFHANNVVLQTQYREKGFKKYSELISCLLVAEQNNELLMKNHEARPTGSTPFPEANVTSHNGKVSKKKDHASSSGRGCGQWRGRGPGRGFGGYRRGHGGYYKSSHSHQKWDRKDGKGEKGKSDNVPSVCYRCGGKGHWSRVCRTPEHLVDLYQQSLKKKGKNVETNLVFEDGEGDFESGDTTHLEVADFFTSPEGNN